A region from the Bactrocera dorsalis isolate Fly_Bdor chromosome 1, ASM2337382v1, whole genome shotgun sequence genome encodes:
- the LOC125775386 gene encoding putative nuclease HARBI1 isoform X1, whose product MNPNVFFYSSSSESDEEHQQMAIRSRIRDKSNPLALPEAAFRKRFRLTKDAFTFILSEIEFNGHLSTAVPPILQLAATLSLLASGGYQHSVGNDFLIGMCQSTVCKIVGDVVNEMETKLCPHFIKFSPNRLSKCTEYFVEKYKVPGVIGCIDGTHFGLQKPTVNEHMFFNRKGYHSLNSMIICDYEHRILAIDSKYGGAAHDSFVWKHSAQRRFLEEAYNQNNMRNVWLLGNICTYTAAKYIYKHIYVFSQLTGDSGYPLEPWCLTPFRNPEVGSCQARFNEIHAKARCIVERTIGILKGRWKILTNDKRSRYSPEKMAKFGNVCAALHNICIQCKNSTYCRYFVNENNDTEIDTGNETQLTKIGHKIRDHIMLSLDNN is encoded by the exons atgaaccctaacgtgtttttttattcaagttcatctgaatcagatgaaGAACATCAGCAAATGGCCATAAGGTCCAGGATCCGTGACAAAAGTAATCCCCTGGCTTTACCTGAAGCAGC aTTCAGGAAGCGGTTTAGACTGACCAAAGACGCATTTACATTCATCTTATCGGAAATAGAATTTAACGGACATTTGTCAACCGCAGTACCACCAATTCTTCAATTAGCAGCGACTTTGTCCCTTTTGGCGAGTGGAGGCTATCAACACTCAGTTGGAAACGACTTTTTAATTGGAATGTGTCAAAGCACGGTGTGTAAAATTGTAGGGGACGTAGTTAATGAAATGGAGACAAAACTTTGTCCACATTTCATTAAGTTTTCGCCAAACCGTTTATCTAAGTGCACAGAATACTTTGTTGAGAAATATAAAGTTCCAGGAG TTATCGGATGTATTGACGGTACACATTTTGGCCTTCAAAAACCAACTGTGAATGAACATATGTTTTTCAACAGAAAAGGATACCACAGTCTTAATTCAATGATA atTTGTGATTACGAACATCGAATTTTAGCTATTGATTCAAAATATGGTGGAGCCGCTCACGATTCCTTTGTGTGGAAGCATTCTGCGCAGAGGAGATTTTTGGAGGAAGCATATAATCAAAACAATATGAGAAATGTCTGGCTTTTGGGTAATATATGCACTTATACAgctgcaaaatatatttataaacatatctaCGTATTTTCTCAATTAACAGGAGATTCTGGATATCCTTTGGAACCATGGTGTTTGACACCATTTAGAAACCCCGAAGTTGGCTCGTGCCAAGCACGGTTTAATGAAATCCATGCAAAAGCACGCTGTATTGTTGAACGAACCATTGGTATACTGAAAGGCCGGTGGAAAATTCTTACCAATGATAAAAGAAGTCGGTATAGTCCTGAAAAGATGGCaaagttcggcaatgtatgtgcagcgttgcataacatttgcatacaatgtaaaaattcaacatattgcAGATATTTTGTAAACGAAAATAATGATACAGAAATAGATACCGGAAATGAGACTCAATTAACCAaaattggtcataaaattaGAGATCACATTATGTTgtctttagataataattga
- the LOC125775386 gene encoding putative nuclease HARBI1 isoform X2, translating into MNPNVFFYSSSSESDEEHQQMAIRSRIRDKSNPLALPEAAFRKRFRLTKDAFTFILSEIEFNGHLSTAVPPILQLAATLSLLASGGYQHSVGNDFLIGMCQSTVCKIVGDVVNEMETKLCPHFIKFSPNRLSKCTEYFVEKYKVPGVIGCIDGTHFGLQKPTVNEHMFFNRKGYHSLNSMIICDYEHRILAIDSKYGGAAHDSFVWKHSAQRRFLEEAYNQNNMRNVWLLGDSGYPLEPWCLTPFRNPEVGSCQARFNEIHAKARCIVERTIGILKGRWKILTNDKRSRYSPEKMAKFGNVCAALHNICIQCKNSTYCRYFVNENNDTEIDTGNETQLTKIGHKIRDHIMLSLDNN; encoded by the exons atgaaccctaacgtgtttttttattcaagttcatctgaatcagatgaaGAACATCAGCAAATGGCCATAAGGTCCAGGATCCGTGACAAAAGTAATCCCCTGGCTTTACCTGAAGCAGC aTTCAGGAAGCGGTTTAGACTGACCAAAGACGCATTTACATTCATCTTATCGGAAATAGAATTTAACGGACATTTGTCAACCGCAGTACCACCAATTCTTCAATTAGCAGCGACTTTGTCCCTTTTGGCGAGTGGAGGCTATCAACACTCAGTTGGAAACGACTTTTTAATTGGAATGTGTCAAAGCACGGTGTGTAAAATTGTAGGGGACGTAGTTAATGAAATGGAGACAAAACTTTGTCCACATTTCATTAAGTTTTCGCCAAACCGTTTATCTAAGTGCACAGAATACTTTGTTGAGAAATATAAAGTTCCAGGAG TTATCGGATGTATTGACGGTACACATTTTGGCCTTCAAAAACCAACTGTGAATGAACATATGTTTTTCAACAGAAAAGGATACCACAGTCTTAATTCAATGATA atTTGTGATTACGAACATCGAATTTTAGCTATTGATTCAAAATATGGTGGAGCCGCTCACGATTCCTTTGTGTGGAAGCATTCTGCGCAGAGGAGATTTTTGGAGGAAGCATATAATCAAAACAATATGAGAAATGTCTGGCTTTTGG GAGATTCTGGATATCCTTTGGAACCATGGTGTTTGACACCATTTAGAAACCCCGAAGTTGGCTCGTGCCAAGCACGGTTTAATGAAATCCATGCAAAAGCACGCTGTATTGTTGAACGAACCATTGGTATACTGAAAGGCCGGTGGAAAATTCTTACCAATGATAAAAGAAGTCGGTATAGTCCTGAAAAGATGGCaaagttcggcaatgtatgtgcagcgttgcataacatttgcatacaatgtaaaaattcaacatattgcAGATATTTTGTAAACGAAAATAATGATACAGAAATAGATACCGGAAATGAGACTCAATTAACCAaaattggtcataaaattaGAGATCACATTATGTTgtctttagataataattga